In one window of Eggerthella guodeyinii DNA:
- the arcC gene encoding carbamate kinase, giving the protein MPYAKGEGPSVVIALGGNALGNTPQEQLALVKNTAKHIVDMVGEGTNVVVSHGNGPQVGMINNAFAYASQHDGKTPEMPFPEAGAMSQGYIGYQLSQAILNDMKERGIMRSTACVVTQTVVDPEDPAFQNPTKPVGAFLTEEEAKAKAEETGWTFKEDAGRGWRQVVASPKPVRIVEFDAVKDLMDDGYIVVSTGGGGVPVFETEDGYVGVPAVIDKDRSSAKLAADFGADMLVILTAVEKVCINFGKPDQAEISTMTIAEAEEYIAQGQFAPGSMLPKVEACIEYVRAFPEGKALITSLECAAAGLEGKTGTVITA; this is encoded by the coding sequence ATGCCTTACGCTAAAGGAGAAGGCCCCAGCGTCGTCATCGCGCTCGGCGGCAATGCCCTGGGCAACACGCCCCAGGAGCAGCTCGCGCTCGTGAAGAACACCGCCAAGCACATCGTGGACATGGTGGGCGAGGGCACGAACGTCGTGGTCAGCCACGGCAACGGCCCGCAGGTCGGCATGATCAACAACGCCTTCGCGTATGCGTCCCAGCACGACGGCAAGACCCCGGAGATGCCGTTCCCCGAGGCCGGCGCCATGAGCCAGGGCTACATCGGCTACCAGCTGTCCCAGGCCATCCTCAACGACATGAAGGAACGCGGCATCATGCGCTCCACGGCATGCGTCGTGACCCAGACGGTCGTCGATCCCGAGGATCCGGCGTTCCAGAACCCCACGAAGCCCGTCGGCGCCTTCCTCACCGAGGAAGAGGCCAAGGCCAAGGCCGAGGAAACCGGCTGGACCTTCAAGGAGGACGCCGGCCGCGGCTGGCGCCAGGTGGTTGCCTCGCCGAAGCCCGTGCGCATCGTCGAGTTCGACGCGGTGAAGGACCTCATGGACGACGGCTACATCGTGGTGTCCACGGGCGGCGGCGGCGTGCCGGTGTTCGAGACGGAGGACGGCTACGTCGGCGTCCCCGCGGTCATCGACAAGGACCGCTCCTCGGCCAAGCTCGCGGCCGACTTCGGCGCCGACATGCTCGTCATCCTCACGGCCGTCGAGAAGGTGTGCATCAACTTCGGCAAGCCCGACCAGGCCGAGATCAGCACCATGACGATCGCCGAGGCCGAGGAGTACATCGCCCAGGGCCAGTTCGCCCCCGGCTCCATGCTTCCGAAGGTGGAGGCCTGCATCGAGTACGTGCGTGCGTTCCCCGAGGGCAAGGCGCTCATCACCTCCCTCGAATGCGCCGCTGCGGGCCTCGAGGGCAAGACGGGCACGGTCATCACGGCGTAA